DNA from Strix aluco isolate bStrAlu1 chromosome 11, bStrAlu1.hap1, whole genome shotgun sequence:
GTGAACACCACTACAGAACGGAAATGAAACAAGGACTGTCACTGATTCCCACATCCAGAGATGCTGTTGCTCACTGTCCATGATCCAGGGCACCAATTCCCAAGATTAAGGGACCAATGTAACAGAGCTATGCTGCTTCACAGCCTCCCTAGTATCTTCAGAGATGCTTGAAGCCAACTCTGACTCAAAGCTCAAAATGCCACCTGTAACGTATGTTATCTGTAAGGTGTGTGCAGCAGAAACCCCGTTCTAACCAACGGCCTGCGAAGGACCCCCAGTGCTTAGCCGGCACCTGAATCACAACCCATAGCTCCCACCCGCACTTCCAGAGGCTGTAGGTTTGTGTGGCCAGCATTTGAGGATCCCCACTGCTGGGCCTGGGTATGCAGGACCAGGCTGATatccccagcccctctccagaCACGCAGCAGCCTGACGAGCCCGGCACCACAGCTGCTCTCCAATGTGCTCAGCACTCGCATTTTGGCACTTTcagctgccccacagcagccacagggaagggacaaaacaGGGGCTGCCTGGCCCTGACGTTGCAGGGACCCGGGGTGTGGGGCAAGGCAatagcagggctggggagagggggagcaggGCCAGGCGAGCAGGCAGCAGCGTGGaaccccagccccatcctgccgCTCCACCCGGCACTGCTCAGGGCAGGGGCGCAGCTTCAGCACTTCACTCCCCTTATTTCCCTGAAGCTGGTTTATGAAGCGAAGAAAGCCCATGTAGAACACTACTGAGGTGGATCAGTGGTAGCCAGGTAAGACCTCCCTGATTATCACTTTACTAAGTAAAGACAgcttcttcagtttgttttctttacagcCTTATCTCTTACCCTGACACATGCCAAACCACAGCAGACTTTGCACCCTGGGACGGTGAAAGCACAGCCCGTGGCAGGTGGAAGCAGCATCAGGGTTTTACCCACAGCTGCACATCCCTCTGCTAACGCCCAAGATCTGCATCTCACCATGCTGCGGGACACAACGCATGGCCAGAAAACTTCAGCATGCCTGCTCAGGATTCATTGGGATTCAGGTAGGTATAAACAGCCTTTCCCTTGCCAGGGGGACCCTCTTTATGACATCCTATGCAGAGAAAACTAAACATTTTCTTAAGGATGTGACCCCCTCACACAGCCTTTGTGATCCACTCGTCACTTCCCGGGGTGCAGGCCCTTGGTGGCTCCTCTGCACAGGagcaccctgcccacctgctcctcttcctcctctgctgccaTGCCCCATGCAGGCTGCAAAGCCTGCAAGATGAGAAACGGCCAAATAATCCCCCTTCTGCTGTGGGGTTTGCCTCTGCCAGGTGCCCCGCGATGCTGCCCAGCCAAGGCAGCCCGAGCCTGGCTGTGAAGGGAAAGAAATCTGGGAGGCAGGGCAGGAGCGCAGCAGGAAAACAGGAACACAGCAGCAAAGCCCATTTCTCCTGCAGAGAGGTCTGACTCTGCCACCCCACTTGTGCCTCTGGGCAGCCAGCAAGGAGGAGGgtgggcctgggaagaagggcTGGGGTCTCCCGGAATTTGCTATCTTCAATAACCCGCCCGAGGTTTTTCCTCCCTGTGCCATGAAATCCTTCAGCAAATGCTCTGGCAAAACTCCCACCCTTTACTGCAGCCCCTGAGCAACAGAAACGTGAAGGAAGGGGGTGTTTGCTACAACTCAGCACAgccagagatttccttgctacataaaagcaaagcaaagcagaaaaggaaaagcatcaCACAGCCGATTGCACAGGGTGAACGAGGGAAAGTTtcccagagcagcaggcagggtgTGATCAGCGAACAGCCCCACCGTCCCCCTGCTCCTTGCTGCAGGaatcagcagagcagcagaggttTGTTTGCCCATGAGTCAGGTGGAAGCCCTCGAGATTGCAGgtttgaaatacagcaaaaagGAGAGACCACGCTTCACCCCAGGCTGTGTTTAAAAACTAGAAGTTTCGACCAGCCTAAATTAGGTGGAAAACTGAAAGAGACAGCTCCCTGGAGCACCTAGGGAGGTTTAAAAAGCTGTGCTTCACCGCTCCCCTGAAATaaaaggagcagagagaagcaaTAAAGGCAGGATAGGAGAGCTGGAGCCAGGCTACCAGCTTCGGTCTATGGGAGGACAGATGTGCGCAGGCTGCCGGAGACACCAGGTTTTCCACAGAGCAATGTATAGCTGGAACAGGgttaaagaagggaaaagagcACATGGTGTGAGCGAGGCCATGCCCTCCACTGCAAAGCCCTTGCTGTGGtggggctgccggggggctgggagggggtcACAGCTCCTCGTTGGTCTGTGACATCCCCAGACTCAGCATTTCAGTTGAGTTGGATCAGTCTGTCGAAGGAAGAGTTGACGCTGGAACCACTTTTGTGCCCTTTCTCCCACCTCACAAACTTGCGCAgagtttttcttttaagctttccCAGCTGGTTCTCCCTGTGGGTGCAGAGGGACCATCAACCACCTTCTCCTGGGGACAGCACAGACTTGCACAGCTACAAGCGTGCAAGACCAAGGAGCGTAATATATTTTACTCTGTCTGCAACCTTAGTGATGACAGGATCAGCCAGTGCCAAGTATAAAAAATGGCAAATCAGTGACACCAGGTCCTTTAGGAAAAGCCTTTTCTCATAAATCAGTGGCTTTCTGCAGGAACAGTGCTCCAGTCAGAGATAAAATAACAGCAGCACAGTCCTGGGGTGGATGGAattgggaggagaggagagggaaaggaaggcaAAAGAGTAGAAAGCAAAGAAGTCAGTGAGGACAAAATAATACAACAAAGGAAAAGAAGTCGGACACTGAGACCGAGCAGTCTTCTGTGGTCACCACAGCCCTGGGCACTGGTGGGGCTGAGCTCCCACCCAGCCTcggcaccccccagcacccagggtggGCAATCAACACACTCGGGGACCCCAGAGCGGCCCCGGGAGGGCTGAGCTCACACACCCAGGGACAGCAAAAACCTCCTGAGCCACCATCTGCCCAGCCAGAGCCCTGAGTTGGGGTGGCCCTGGATTTGCCAGGGGCTAAGCTAGCCCTCCCTGCGCCTGAGAGGCTCAGGCATGGCCACTGCTGCCTGTTGGTGTTTTGTTCACATTCAGGACTTTCTCCCGtctccctcccagccccctgAGACCCAGCTCAGAGCAGAGTTTCTGGCTGTCGCTCGCAGTCCGTGAGGCTGCTGTGGGTGTCCCTGTGGCTGCTGAGCTCAGCAGCCCGTGCAGACAGGGGGCTACAGGAGGGGCGAGGACGTACCTTCCTGCGGAGCATTCGTGTCCCACACAGACCACATCTGCACAAAGAAAAAGGGAGCCCAGCACACTATGAAAGCCAACACTATGATGAAGGTCATTTTGACTGTCCGGATCTTGGCTTTAGAGATGAGCCTGGTGCTGCTGACCCTGGCAAATGCCGTCCCGCTGCGGGAGCTGGAGCTCAGCCCCATGTTGGGCCCGTGAGCCGTCTTCAGCTTCACATTCTGCCAGATTTTGAAGCTGATTAAGCCATAGCAGATGCTCAACATCAACACGGGGATGATGTAGACCATGAGGGTTATCCAGGTGACATAGGCTTTAGGTCCCCAGGGCTGGATGAAATCTGCCCAACAGTCGTAAACCCCGTTCCCCACATCCCTCAGAGAAAATATGTGGATCTGAGGGATGCTGACCAGCAGGCACAGCAGCCAGGTGAGGAGGACAGAGACCCGGTCTGCTCTCCTGTGCAGAGACCTCAGTGGCTGACAGATGGCCAAGCACCGGTCCAGCGACATCAGCAAGAGCATGTAGGTGGAAGCAAACATCCCCACTACCTGCAAGTACTTGATCAACCGGCAAAGGAAATCTGGTCCATAAAACCTGAAGGTGATGTCCCAGATGAGCTGGGGCAGCACCTGGAAGATGGCCACGACCAGGTCAGCGATGCTCAAGTGCTTCATGAAGAAGTACATGCGGGAGTGCTTCTGCCGGGTGGTGTGGATGGCCAGCAGCACACAGAGGTTGCCGGTCAGGGCGAGGAACAGGATGAGGCAGAGGACCGTCACCTCCACCTTGGCCATGTCCTCGTTCCTCTTCAGGGGGTCCGTGGTGCTGTTCCTCCCGGAGGTCTGGTTCTCCAGGCGGAGGCTGCCGTTCCCCAGAGAGCTGTTGACCGTCCATCCGCCGCTCCCCACGAAGTACAACTTCTCCATGGCCACCTTCGTCCCGCATAGAGCCCGGGGGCTGCCAGGGCGGGCGGCAGATCCTCCGCAGGCGCGTCCCGGTTTGCGGCAGCCGCCTCCCCGCTGCCGGCGTTCCccc
Protein-coding regions in this window:
- the OXTR gene encoding oxytocin receptor, yielding MEKLYFVGSGGWTVNSSLGNGSLRLENQTSGRNSTTDPLKRNEDMAKVEVTVLCLILFLALTGNLCVLLAIHTTRQKHSRMYFFMKHLSIADLVVAIFQVLPQLIWDITFRFYGPDFLCRLIKYLQVVGMFASTYMLLLMSLDRCLAICQPLRSLHRRADRVSVLLTWLLCLLVSIPQIHIFSLRDVGNGVYDCWADFIQPWGPKAYVTWITLMVYIIPVLMLSICYGLISFKIWQNVKLKTAHGPNMGLSSSSRSGTAFARVSSTRLISKAKIRTVKMTFIIVLAFIVCWAPFFFVQMWSVWDTNAPQEASPFIIAMLLASLNSCCNPWIYMLYTGHLFHDLMRRFLCCSAHYLKSRPACDLSVGKKSNSSSFVLSCKSTSQRSFTQPSTT